The genomic DNA GGGCAAGGAAAAATACACAATCAAACATCAATAAAGTAAGCTTTGTTCGTGGCTTCCGACCTTAAACAACAAAAGGCGATTCCTAACCATGCGTGTCAGATCCTAAAAACATGTACACAGTTTTATAGGGCATAACACAACATTTGGTCACCTAGAGTTCGTGGTCATTACAAGGTAAACTCAAGAATCACACTACTCACACCCATTCAAGCTCGCTGATGTGCTTGCCCAGCTGCTCCTTCAGTTCTTTCCTCCACCCTTCAACTTCTTGTGCTTGGCAATAAGCTCAGACTTGGTCTTCAGCTCTTCATTGTAGTAATCTCCTGTGCAGTGCATGCAAAACCAAATATGTCAAGTCGTGAACAAGATGAATTGGGTGAGTAGGTATCCTAATTAAGACTGACAACTATGCAGGTGTGATTCTCTAACTACTACCAAAGCATTTTTACAGAAACGATTGCACAGGGACATTGGATGGTCGTATTTGGTAAGACTAGAAAGATTAGCAAAATCATATAATTGGTACATTGATGTCCAAACTTACTCAAAAAATAAATATGAAGCCTCAAAGTTTCATTTTCTTTGTTCATTTGTTCCCAATCAGTAGCTAAATTCTGCTAAAATATAGGGAACAAGGAGCTAATGGACAAACCAACTTATCCGGAAACAAGAGCAACGTAAATGTGTTTCAATTTTTACTTCTATGGACGTTGTGTTAACATATAATCTATGATTGACAAAAACATGATGTTGCCAATTGTCAACCATTGCAGACTACATGCATACCACACAGTTATAGCAAACATGGTCGTATTGCTGCAAACACTTAAGGCGACATAAGTTCCTTGATCGCTTATGTTTGTAAATTAAAGCAGAAGGAACAAACTCTACAAGCAAGCTTACATGTTCAGTGATTATACTAAGCTAAACAGAAAAGTACGAGACCACAATGAAATTACTATGCATATGCTCTGCCATATTCATGAGCACAACATGATCAGCAAATTGACTATCCATGATTTGGTGCGTTGGGATAGAGCAAAGGCAAATGTACAAACAACAATAAATACTACCATACCAATGGAATTGGACAAGGAGGCAATTGTTTCTCTACTGGCAAATGACAGTATAAGGTAGCAGTGATAGTATAATAACAAAAATTAATATGATGTGAATACGAATTCCAAAAACAGGGATTGATACTACAAAATGAAAATGATGCAGGGAAAGCCCAAAAGGTGCTACATGAGGTTACATAATCAAAGAATTGCACCTCGACAACAAGGATGGAAGGTACGTATAAATAAACATAATCAAGAATTGTCAGTAGTTAATATTGATAGTGCAAAAATAGCATCAACAGAATGTACAGGAGGTATAGCTAACATGACATGTTACTATGATATAACAGGCAAGCACTGGCATCAATGATAGAAGGTAGCATTTATAACACTGTAATGTTAGGGAATTTTATACTACTAGAACGTCCTGCTTAAGTTTAGTCACTGCATCCAAGAGCCTGGTAATAACATATTCAGACCAGTCATATCGGGCTATTGAATCAGGATCCTAAAGTGCATTCCAGTATTCAATAGAAGCTTAATCATGCTTAGACGACAGTGAGAGTAATGTAGATGCAACAAATACAACAAACACAACCCTGAAAGTGTCTTCTTCTTGCTTGGACATAGGATGAATATATGGACGCTCAATAAGTTCCTGAACTACCTTCATGCTCCTCTGTTCCTTAAATTGATGCCCAACAAACTCTTGTATAAACCTTATCTTTCGAATCACGAGTAGAAACACAATTATCTAACACCCTCTTGACAGAACAAGGTATTCCAAGAACATTGCCAACATCTTCTTTAGTGAATTTGATCCTGATATGATCACCAATAACAAGTGTGCTCGTTGAATCATCGACACAACTCATAATCCACAAAGCAAACTTAATTCCTATTGATCTGCTTGATGGGGAGGGGGGAATGTAATATGCCTTCAAAACCAATAGACTTCACAAGACCCCTCTTGCTCGAATCAAACTTGGAGACAGCTTCATGAATCAACCTTACAGAACACCTAGAGGCAAAAGAACCACACTCATATCGTGCAGTGTCCATTTGAAAACAAGCAGACTACTGCGTCCAACTATATGAATGCAAAACAAAGTTTAGTACAATAAGGTATAGAATTTTAATAAAAGCAATACATATATTCGTAAATAAGGGGATTATGAACCAACACTGAATGATATATAGGTCAATCTATTTATCAAAAAGAGAATCATTGCAACTCTGCGGAACAGAGCACATTGGGAGGAACTACATCGATGGATAATTGCGCCTAAAAGGGAACCTAAGTGACAGGGGTTACGTCAAGATCCTAAGGGTACAAATAGAAATTGAGCAGCTGATAGAGACAAACGTGTAAGATATCAAAGGGATTGGAGCGTCAAATAGAACATATGAATTAAGCAATCGACTAAAGGATAGATCTAAATAAAACCTAGGAACAAAGAACAAAAACTATAAAATAATACACTACAGAAGTATTTGCGAATCAAATACATTCACGGGCAGAGGAGATTTATAACGCAATGCACATCTGTGAACAAAATAGCGGCGGATTGGATTAAAAAGATTACCTGCTCCAGGAAAATCAGACGAAAAATAACATCTTGTACCGTACCTCTCCATCTTCTTGCAGTTCCATCGATCGATTGCTTGAGACCTGTGCCCTTTCCCGACTGCAGGATGGTTCCCCAATCCCTGAAGGTGCTGTTTTCATCCTCTTTTAACGGCGCCTCTCATGGAGTAAGCGGCGAGAGAGAAGAGTGGTAGATCTGATGGATTCGGACAACTATGGGATATGCAGATCACGAAAGAAaagtcatagttgcgcttggagAAACAAGCTTCAGGGAGAAGAATGGAGGTAGGAAGCAGACGGAGAAACACCAGCTCACGCAATAATCCTTACGGTAAGAGGAAACTTGATTCGCCTAGATTGGAAACGAGAAAGTCAACAGCACGAAGCTCCAAACGAATCTAACGGCAACTGAAAGGGAGGACATATCAGCCCCGAGGCAGATAGACATTTGTGAGTATCAGCCGGTAGTTCATCCGAGCATCGCTACATGCCTCATGCCTGTCGTGTTGCTTGCCCTGACCTCAGAAACTCATTTCAGGGATACTCGTAAACAAGTCAGTCGTGATCCTTCCAAATCAGATCCATGTGAATGTGATATTACTAGCAGCGCCACACCATGCCCAGAACGGATCATATCTATCATTGACCTAGCTCTACATGATCCGCTCGTACATGAAGCTAGCGCCACCGTGGTAAATTGAATTGATGTGGGAAGCGGTTGACTACAAGAATCCTCTTAATCTATGATGAAAATTTTCTATCACGGATCAACAAAAAACCGTCACAAAGGGGTGTTTGTGATGGTTTCAGATATCATCATGGATTGAGCATCACGAATTAACATGCATGACAGTTTTTAAAAAACCATCATAGATTAACAGAATCCGTGATGATCCTAGAGTGTCACAGAAGAGCCCAAGGCCTAGTTAGCCTAACCCAAGCCCATGTCTATGATGTGGAAGGCAACCGTCATGGATGAATTATTGCCACGTACATGGATGATGAGGTGGATGCTTTTGCGTGGATGACGATGTGGATGCCAAGATGGATGATGACATGGATGCTTACATCACCATCCCAGCCctttaattttattttatttttttgaggaATTAATGGATTACGATCACGATCCAATGATCCAGCGATCCGAGGAAAGAGGGATCTGATACGATGAGAACCAGACGGGTAGAGTAGAACTGGGAAGGATTTGGTAACAAAAGAGCAAGAACTCAAGATGAACAGAGAAACCGGATtggggccgcgtttagttcggccACCAAATCGGCGCCGCCGGATTCGGGTTGGTACTGTAGATACTGTAgcgtttgtttttatttggtaataattgcccaatcgttgactaattaggctcaaaacgttcatcttgtaaagtacaaccaaactgtgcaattagtttttgatttcgtcaacatatagtactccatgcatgtaccgcaagtttgatgtgacggggaatcttctttttgcatagtgccaaattctagaATTTGGGGCAGCCTGGGATTCATCGGAGGTAAGATTTCAAACAGGTTCTTTAGAGTTCTGTTATTGCCTAGGGCAGGTTCGTTAGGTCACTGTTACAAGGCCCTTGGCGCAAGGATACGACACGCAGGTCGCAACTAAGCCCAACCTAGCTATCGGCCCATCAGCCACTCAATGACTTGGCGCCAGCTTCTCTTGCCGGTTCTTCAGCAGTAACCTGACGCTCAGCATCAGGTGCCTGCATAACACACGGCCTGACAGGTAActtgaaagaaagaaagaaagaaagaaagaaagaaaacacaGCGCTGAGACTGTAGGTGTGTCCTTGACGATGCACCGCATCACTTGGATCGCAGTCCTTGATGCACCCAACCACGGCGAGGGATTTGCATTCTGCACATGCCTGCTTTCTTCTCTCTACGAAACCTGCGAGTGCGGCAGATAATAGAGAATccaaaggcggcggcggcgggttgcACACGTCGGCGCATTCCTCGTATACTGATTGGTCGGCTTTGCAGATACTGTTGCACTCTTCCTCCGTCGCCGCCACGGCCGGGCGAAGGACGCACAGGACGGCTGCGACGACGACGACCGCCTTTGAAGCGGCGACACCACCAGCTGAAGCCATGACAGTTAACTAATGGTGGATGCCGTATGTCGTCGTAGACGGAGCTGATGAGCAATCGAAGAAAGAGCTGGTATGGTGGCAGTGCCTGTGGTCTGTGGATGGAGAGCAAGTGCTTAGCGTAGTACCCATATATAGGGCAGCGACCGGGATCGTATGCAGCTAGTGATGATATATCAACGCCCCCAGGCATGAACTATCCCTTCCCAGCATCATATTTGGAGAATTATTGCAGTGCGTCGTTGCTTGCACGACCTCAGGATTTGATTTCAAGATCCATCGTGTATACCCCGATGCTTCGCCGAAGTTGCATATACGTATCGGATACTCTGATACTACGATACTGCCTCCGATACCGTATCGAAGAACTATCAGATAATATCaccaataaaaataaataaattaaatcTCGATACTTCGTTGATACTTGCCTGACACTTACACTTATCTGATCGGTAATGCTTGGTTGAGAGTGTTCAGACGCACGGATGGACTGACCCCACGCGCGTGTTACGTATGCGCCCAATAAAAAAAGGGCCGCATAGTTACAGTCCGACGCGGTCCGCGCCTGTCCTTTGTGCGGGAGCACATGGGAGCGTGTGCGGCCACTCGTTCGGGGTGCATGCGTCGCGTGGGGGCCGTGCATGCGCGTGACCACAAAgggaggactggctgcctgctatGTCCGCTACTGGATGGACCAGCCGGCCAGACCCCTAGCCGCACGCGCCCAGTGCCGCAGGCCTCCTTACCGGGCCTGCCGTCTGCTGCCTAGCGCCTAGGCCTGCTGCTACTTGCCATGCAGTTCTTTTCTCTCTCTATGCGTTGTCTGTGCCCAGGCCAAGCTTACCGCATGTTGCATGCCGCGCTGATGCTTTGGTCGACCAGCCTAGGCGCCTAGCTAGTTGCAGGGCTGGCTAGGCCGCTTGCATGTTTGTGAGAGTAGCGCGGGCCCACATCTGCATGGCAGTTGAGTGATGGCCTAAATTTTCATGTCACTCCGTGGCATCAAGCTCCGTATGTTTCATGCGTTTTCAGATGTATGTCTCATCCAGATGTTGAATGTGTTTCATTTGGATattgtatatgttgcaagtgtatgttacaaatatttcagttgttttaaacgtatgttgcaagtgttttatctggatattgcatctgttgcaatggctatacacgtatgttacaAGTAGTGTATattttcaaatgtttcagttgtttcaaacATACGTCGCAAGTGTTTTATCCATAtcttgcatatattgcaatggctatatacgtatgttgcaagtatatgtttcaaatattttagttgtttcaaacgtatgttgcaagtgttttatctggatgttgcatatgttgcggtggccatacatatgttgcaaagcgtatgtttgtaaatgtttcatttgtttcggATGTATGTTGCAGCAAATGCTTTATGTTGCGAGTGTTGCATGACCAGGCACGggtagtgggcacagacggaggTGGTCCCCTCGGGCGCAGCGGTCCCCGCGTGCGCGTGGGAAGCGAAGCGTACGCGGCGACCCCCACATGCATGCGCAGGCACATGCGTACCGCAGCAGCAGGCGGGACCAGGCCGGCAGGCGCGGTAGCAACAGCGCGCGGACAGGCGCGTCAGCAAGCAGGAGCTGCATGCATGCACTGTGGATCCGCCCAGGCAAAGTGGGAGGCTGAGGCGCGCTACACGCGCCCCTTCCATTGGCCGCATGCAGAGGGAGCACGTCAAGCGCGTGGGCGAGCAGTATGCGCGGATGTCCGGGCGCTAGTCTTTTCGTAATCTTATACTtcgcatcccataaccctctaagggcctgtttggaatgcgggatttttttcCCATTCCTacgtttttcctgtgaaattcctgtgtgattcctgtgaaattcctgcgttcccaACAAGCCCTAAATTGACGGCCATCATCTTACCCGTCCAGTGCACAACCGTAATATTTATTATTGTGTTGTATAATAAGAACCTTAAAACCAAGTATTATATTGTCTTAGATGCTTCATGGCACTTGCTATCTGTCTCTAATCATTGAAGCCTTAATCTTTTTTTTGGTAAGACCAAGTATTATGCTATCTTTTATGCATTATCAGATTACCTACCtttgcgtttttttttttttttgccattttTGTTTGTTGATTGCTCTGCTAGAGTGAAAAATGTTATGTGTAGATGCATTCAGATTTTTGGTATTTATATACTTGTCATATCGGCGTATCCTTGTTTTTGGAAAATACCGTGTCACCGTATCGTTatatctgtagtatcggcatatCAGTATCCCGCGTATCGGTGCAACCTAGCATAGCTACCAAACAAGTCAGCCTGATCGTCCTTGCAATTTTCCAAATCAGATGTCCAGATGCAGCGCCAGCACGCCGTGCGTGAAACAAACCAATCATATCTTTGACCTCAAGATCTGACAGATCCGCTCGTAACACCTGAGTGACAAAGCTACCATTTCATTTCTTGATCATATCGATGATGATCACAACTACTAATCAGGGGCGGATCCACCGATATGGCAGCtgcctcaaaaaaaaaaatttagatACACCTCAATTTTTATTATTACACTAGCAAATATgatcgtgcgttgcaacgggtgaAAAAACATCAAATAAAAATAAGATTTCATATTTCATATCTAGTACTCGTACGTATCGTATATCCCTACAGCACCAAACCTTTGTTTAGCATAGAATCCGATAGCTTGCAACGAAATCAGTTGCACATCCTCTGCATGCCCGTGTTTAAGAGAAACGGACTCTGTTGATAAAGACCAAGAGGGAACAAAAACAGCCTGTAACTCTTCCCTGCTCTCGTGAAAATTAAATAAAAACTGGACAGAAgacaaaaaggaaaaggaaaataaaatagAACCGAATCCAACAAACTTCTCGTGGTATAAGAGGTAAGATTAGAGTAAGATAAGGTTTGCCtaatttctattttattttttattatttggattaggattaggattccTATTCAACTTCCTCATGATCGAAAGGATCTATTTAATTAGGATTCCTAATTTGTGTCTAAGCCGTGCATATTGTTATATAAAAAACATGAGGCCATAGAGAGACCAACATAATTCACAAACTTAGTTAGAGGAGGTCCGGACCGAAAGAATGGGAGAGAAATTTTATCTCTTTAATATTCGGTATAGATATAGTTATAGATAATATTAGGTATATAGACTCGTATAACGCAACCGATCAGGGGCGGACCAAAGAGGGCCCAGACCGTCACTCAACTTTCAGAAATCAGTGATATAGCCCATGTTTTCACCATTAGTACCCCACTCAGCCCATTGAGGTCTCTTCAACCAGCCCAACCTCTTGTCAAGTTTCAAGCCCACTAAGAAAGAATTAGCCCAACAGCCTAGTCCACCAAGGAAAAGGAGCAGCCATGGACTCCTAGATGCCTGGACGGTTATCTATGTTGTATCTGTACTCTTCCGTAACCTTTCTTTCGTAACCTGACCTGCTCTTGTTTACCACTTTCGTAAACATTCATATATTATTTCTTTTTGTTCATTATTAGTTGGTGCTCCACTATCATCTCGATGTATTTAatctatcagcctgttcgcttgctcgtaaatgatcgtaaattttcagccgggaacagtgtttttctctcacaccaaaccagccagcagtaaataattcacgatcgtttacggtctcccgaacaggctatatctcttataaaggtaattatttttattttaaattCTTCGCAATCCCTACAGCAACGCGCGGGATATTTTCCAGTAAAGGTCTATGTTAAAACACAACAGGTGAGTCCCACTCCCACCAGGGCCGAAAAACATCGATAGGCGCCGATGCCCCAACACTGAATCCTCGGTGTTGTGTATTGTTGGTCTGCAGGTCAGAAACATTTCTAAGGTGATAAACAATTTCTTCCTTTTCTACTCTCTGCGGAAAGCGTGTAGTACCATCAAACATGCACGTAGAAAAAGATGTCACATCCGGGTTTGTACTTTGGTGGGTTGCGTTCCACCAGATAGCCCTGCCCCAGATCAAAGGCACTTTCACTTTTCTACTCTCTTTCTTAATTGAATAtagtggcatgtcagttttttttttttttttttgctatagaAATATTAGTACATACATGTAATTCAGGTAAGGCCAGAACTGGCCTTAGTGTTCTCAATAATAAAAGTAAAGTGTCGTTGTGTCAATGTTTAAACCAGAAATATCATGCGGGGTGAGGAAAAGAAATGCATCAAAATAAATTGGGTCCTCAGAGAGCATGTCTTTGTTTGTTTGGATGCGCACAAATAATCAATCAATTGATCAATAAAAATCATATGGACGCGACAAAACACGACGAAACATACACATGGAATGGAAATACGGAATGGAAACACGGGGAATCTGCCACTCAGAAACAGCTCAACGCATGCATTCGTCACGGGAAACCCGGGGCGGCGCCGGCGAGGAACCTCTGCGCTAGGCGCTCGTAGCGGAACCCGTCGGCGACGGAGTTGTCCGCGGCCCAGACGAAGATGCCGTGCAGCCTCCCCTGGCGGCGCAGCTCCCGGCACGCCCTGAAGAACCCCTTCCCGGGCCGCAGCCCGTTGCTGGCCGGGTCGGTCCCGAAACTGACGAGCACTTTccccccgccgccggcgccggcgtacCGGCCGCTCTGCTCGTAGTAGTAGCCCAGGAACTCCGGCACCGTGGTGTTGGACGGGTACGCGTAGAActggaagttgacgtagtcgaagTCGCGGCCGTAGCGGCGCCACAGCTCGCCGTAGTGCGCCTGCACGTCCGGGTTGGCGAAGGGCGCGATGGACGCGACGGAGATGACGCCGGCGGACTTGAGCGCGCGCACGAGGCGGCCGACGCACTCCGCGAAGACCTCCGGCGTCTCGCGCTCCCCGAAGTGCTCGTAGTCGATGTCGACGCCGTCGATGCCGTACCGGGTGAGGATGGCCGTGAGGGAGGAGACGGCGTTGTCCACCCAGGCGTCCACCGAGGACGCGCTGAACGTGGCGTTGTAGCCGAACACGGTGTCGCCGCCGAGGCTGAGCGCGACGCGGGTATTGGGGGAGCAGGAGGGGCACTTGAGGGCGGACACGGCGGCCGGGGTGAGGTGCGCCTCGTCCCAGAAGACGGCGAAGCGGCCGTCGGTGGGCACGGGGGGCGCCGCGGAGGCGttggcggcgtcggcggcggcgtagTCGATGGCGAAggagaggatgaagtggaagtcCACGCCCGGGTGCACCGGCACGTCCGCGAACGTCACGTTCTGGCCCTCCGCGCCGATGTACTCACGGAACAGAGGGCGCGGCGACGACGGTGGTGcccagctcgccgccgccgccgttgctgccgTGGAGGCCGCGACGACAACGAGCGCCGCAGCAGCGATCAACAGGTTGAGAGAAGCCATGACTGACGGTAGGAGGTTAGTCGACGATGAAGAAGCATGCACTGACATGGATTTCCAACGCATATATAGGAATAGGAGTAGAGAACAGCAGACTATCTGACTTGTGACTGGTAGGGTCTAAGGTGAAGAGATTTGACTTGGTCAGTGTGATCGATCCAGCTGCCGCCTGCAGGCGGTGCACTGGTACTCAACTATGGCCGGCAAGTGCCGTCGTGCTCTCGCTCACTCCAATGCGAGCACAGTCACCTGCTCCTGCCAACCCTACGTGTGTGGTATGGCCAACAGCTACAGCTACAGGCCGGCAGCGTGCAGGCGATCACGGATGGCCTACAGCTACAGACAGTACAATCTTCCAAGAAAACAAATGAGACGACGGAGCACCGAGACCCCATTTCGAATGGCTGTAAACCGTCCCGGCGTCCCCGGAGGAGCAGGAACCAATAATAAGCCAGAACTTTGTTTGGCCTAGTTTTAGATTTTAGAAGAACAATATAAAATTAAAATAATtctaagaaagaaagaaaagggcatgattttagaaaaaaaaaactggttttattttttttagttaAAACAAATTATCTATGAATTTTCAAAAGTTAAATCAGATTTTATATTTTAAAATGCATGTTTTTCTAGAAAAAATATTTggataatttttgtgaaaaatttATTTCTTTAATTTTTTAGATAAAGCTTAGTTGATCTTCCTTTACTGTCCTCAAAGCTCAATTTTAACTTTCTCGTGGCTGACGTGGTGCTATGTAAGATGGTTGATGTGGCACTAGGTGAGTTAATATTGCTTTCAAAGTCATATAAAAAGATAAatcgaacggttttaaaagttgaataTTCTAAAATCTGATTTTTTGTAACAAGGGAGTCCCATTCCTCCAAAAATGAATGTAGATGAGTAGTTTGTCTAATGAAGttgaaatattttaaaaaaaattatttggtaAAACACCTTCATACAATAATTTTTAAGAGAAGAAGCTGGCAGAACGAAGCTAAAAGTTTTAGCTCCGACTCTAGCTCCTAGTTCAAACAGGACTCCGGCTCCTTAGTAGCTTCAGGagtgagctgttttttttttttgcacctcATTTGCTTCTTGAGAAA from Miscanthus floridulus cultivar M001 unplaced genomic scaffold, ASM1932011v1 os_1964, whole genome shotgun sequence includes the following:
- the LOC136534472 gene encoding chitinase 2-like, whose amino-acid sequence is MASLNLLIAAAALVVVAASTAATAAAASWAPPSSPRPLFREYIGAEGQNVTFADVPVHPGVDFHFILSFAIDYAAADAANASAAPPVPTDGRFAVFWDEAHLTPAAVSALKCPSCSPNTRVALSLGGDTVFGYNATFSASSVDAWVDNAVSSLTAILTRYGIDGVDIDYEHFGERETPEVFAECVGRLVRALKSAGVISVASIAPFANPDVQAHYGELWRRYGRDFDYVNFQFYAYPSNTTVPEFLGYYYEQSGRYAGAGGGGKVLVSFGTDPASNGLRPGKGFFRACRELRRQGRLHGIFVWAADNSVADGFRYERLAQRFLAGAAPGFP